Proteins from one Apis cerana isolate GH-2021 linkage group LG11, AcerK_1.0, whole genome shotgun sequence genomic window:
- the LOC107997224 gene encoding lethal(2) giant larvae protein homolog 1 isoform X1 encodes MLKFIRGKGQQPTAERQKLQKDLFAFRKTVQHGFPNKPTALAWDPSLRLMIIGTASGAIKVFGRPGVEFYGQHTIESGENAVTKIVALPNEGRVVSLCDDNSLHLWEINESSVVETKSLSLEGKLKKISAMCLESSGEHLLLGTEGGNIYLLNLKTFVVPDNIIYQDVVMQNVPDDYKKNPGAVEAIAEQPGHPDNILIGYNRGLMVLWNKATPGAQQLMGLFSRTQTFVSTQQLESVHWVSETRFVSSHNDGSYAFWSDSSDSMLESTTLYGPFPCKAITKILVYPTAELKELVLFSGGMQRASYGDRHTITVMVKGKHVVFDFTSKVIDFFTVFSKEEDGKDIPASPEALIVLAEEEIVAIDLTNSEWKMMALPYLVSLHASAVTCSQHVPNVPEELWDSIIAAGKAQTEHLYSDKSWPIDGGIILNQKSGNDKPKTRELLLTGHEDGTVRFWNASDVALTPLYKYNTSILFTGEHLDVLEQPPEDDEDEWPPFRKVGTFDPYSDDPRLAVKKVLLCPLSSTLVVAGTAGHIITATISSEPVNKEIKAITMNIVNDRDGFVWKGHDHLPARTTSISFAVGFQPQSLLQLYPPAAVTALAIHSEWGLLAAGTAHGLAVFDYTRGKAVNVKCTLNPNDLSGASDTPISRRKSFKKSLRESFRRLRKGRSQRRTNANSPTRNTTSEKKKETPSVASSPSGDLSPVELKPVERQVEARPVDDALGSMVRCLYFARSYIISMQNTTPTLWAGTNNGTVYVFTLAIPAGVRRTEEDVNCTLGKEIQLKHRAPVIAITILDGSSVPLPEPFEAEKGVSPGPDMASPHRVVIASEEQFKIFNLPSLKPYCKYKLTAHEGSRVRKTGFAKFTCPMEPAGTHEETCLLCLTNLGDCLVLSIPELRRQLNAAAIKKEDINGISSLTFTKAGEALYLYSSSELQRISLSANKVTKANCALNLPPNARSFPETNNEDTQEEVIIEGTPETEGETTQGSQPVTMQRITENGVVGSTGGEESPKESSLQPAASTNDVNAEDDRQDLSSIGDITIDSVKDHLLNSSLFRNATSSEELHNRLAGLKMEVTSRTSEISTQNQSLVLKTTTVVSQTTNNTTANGEIETSQTNETQQVNSTTVEREIRSGTETTTTHATITLPSNVEVIKRH; translated from the exons ACGGTGCAACATGGATTCCCAAATAAGCCCACAGCCCTCGCATGGGATCCGAGTTTGCGGTTGATGATCATTGGCACGGCATCCGGCGCCATTAAGGT ATTCGGTAGGCCAGGTGTGGAATTCTATGGACAACATACCATCGAAAGTGGAGAGAATGCTGTCACGAAGATCGTCGCTCTGCCCAACGAG GGACGCGTCGTTTCTCTCTGTGACGACAACTCTCTTCATTTGTGGGAGATTAACGAAAGTTCAGTCGTGGAAACCAAATCGCTTTCGTTGGAAggtaaattgaagaaaatctcGGCGATGTGTCTTGAGTCGAGCGGCGAACATTTACTTCTGGGAACGGAAGGCGGAAACATTTATCTTTTGAACCTGAAAACATTTGTGGTGCCTGACAACATCATTTACCAGGATGTCGTAATGCAAAA CGTCCCAGATGATTATAAGAAGAATCCAGGAGCAGTCGAGGCGATAGCGGAACAACCAGGTCATCCAGACAATATTCTGATAGGTTACAATCGTGGCTTAATGGTTTTGTGGAACAAAGCGACTCCTGGAGCCCAACAG CTGATGGGTTTGTTTTCGCGTACGCAGACATTCGTCTCCACGCAACAACTGGAATCTGTCCATTGGGTCTCCGAGACCCGTTTTGTTTCCTCCCACAACGATGGATCCTATGCATTTTGGAGTGATAGCAGCGATAGCATGCTGGAGTCGACCACATTGTATGGACCGTTTCCGTGTAAAGCTATCACTAAAATTCTCGTCTATCCAACCGCAGA GCTTAAAGAACTGGTCTTATTTTCGGGTGGAATGCAACGCGCGAGTTACGGCGATCGTCATACAATTACTGTTATGGTTAAAGGAAAACATGTCGTTTTTGATTTCACATCAAAGGTGATTGATTTCTTCACTGTATTTTCTAAGGAAGAGGATGGAAAAGATATTCCTGCTAGTCCGGAAGCGCTCATAGTATTGGCTGAAGAAGAGATAGTGGCCATTGATTTGACTAATTCTGAATGGAAAATGATGGCATTACCTTATTTAGTATCTCTCCATGCAAGTGCG gTCACTTGTTCACAACATGTCCCAAATGTTCCTGAAGAATTGTGGGACAGTATAATCGCAGCTGGAAAAGCACAAACGGAACATCTATATTCGGATAAATCATGGCCTATAGACGGTGGAATTATTCTTAATCAAAAATCGGGAAACGATAAACCAAAAACCAGAGAATTGTTACTTACCGGTCACGAAGATGGCACCGTGAGATTCTGGAATGCGTCTGATGTTGCTTTAACAcctctttataaatataacacgtCCATTCTGTTTACCGGTGAACATCTAGATGTTCTTGAACAACCACCAGAGGATGATGAGGATGAGTGGCCACCATTTAGAAAAGTTGGAACCTTTGATCCATATTCCGACGATCCAAGACTTGCGGTGAAAAAAGTTTTACTTTGTCCTCTGTCGTCGACGTTAGTGGTTGCTGGTACAGCTGGTCACATAATTACAGCTACCATATCATCTGAACCTGTGAACAAAGAGATCAAAGCTATCACGATGAATATTGTGAACGATCGTGATGGATTTGTTTGGAAAGGTCATGATCATCTTCCTGCGAGAACAACTAGTATATCTTTCGCAGTTGGTTTTCAACCGCAAAGTCTTCTTCAATTATATCCACCAGCTGCGGTTACAGCATTGGCTATACACAGTGAATGGGGATTACTTGCAGCAGGCACAGCTCATGGTTTAGCTGTTTTTGATTATACAAGAGGAAAGGCTGTTAATGTAAAATGTACACTTAATCCAaatg ATCTTTCTGGAGCCAGTGATACACCGATTTCTAGAAGAAAATCATTCAAGAAATCATTGAGAGAATCTTTCAGAAGATTAAGGAAAGGAAGATCACAGCGACGAACAAATGCTAATAGTCCAaccagaaatacgacatcggagaaaaagaaagaaac GCCTAGTGTTGCTTCTTCGCCAAGTGGCGATCTTTCACCGGTAGAATTGAAACCTGTGGAAAGACAAGTAGAAGCAAGACCTGTAGATGATGCGTTGGGATCAATGGTTCgatgtttatattttgctagaagttatattataagca tGCAAAACACAACGCCTACGCTTTGGGCAGGTACCAATAACGGTACAGTTTATGTGTTCACATTAGCAATTCCTGCAGGCGTTAGAAGAACAGAAGAAGATGTAAATTGTACATTAGGAAAAGAGATTCAATTAAAACATAGAGCACCTGTAATTGCAATCACAATTCTCGATGGATCTAGCGTACCGTTACCGGAACCATTCGAAGCAGAAAAAGGCGTGAGTCCTGGACCAGATATGGCATCACCACACAGAGTTGTAATTGCTAGCGAAGAACAATTCAAAATCTTCAATCTTCCATCCTTGAAACCATATTGTAAATACAAACTTACTGCACATGAAGGTTCACGAGTAAGAAAAACAGGTTTTGCAAAATTCACATGCCCAATGGAACCTGCGGGAACACATGAAGAAACTTGTTTGTTATGTTTGACCAATCTTGGAGATTGTTTAGTGCTCAGTATTCCAGAATTGAGAAGACAGCTTAACGCTGCTGCTATTAAGAAAGAAGACATCAA cggAATTTCTTCGTTAACATTCACAAAAGCTGGCGAagcattatatctatattcaaGCTCGGAACTGCAACGAATTTCATTGTCGGCTAATAAAGTGACAAAAGCAAACTGTGCATTAAATTTACCACCAAATGCTAGATCATTTCCTGAAACTAACAACGAAGATACTCAAGAAGAAGTAATAATCGAAGGTACACCTGAAACGGAAGGTGAAACAACCCAGGGAAGTCAACCGGTTACAATGCAAAGGATTACAGAGAATGGTGTAGTAGGTTCTA cCGGTGGTGAAGAATCTCCGAAAGAATCATCTTTGCAACCAGCTGCAAGTACCAATGATGTAAACGCAGAAGACGATCGTCAAGATTTAAGCTCTATTGGAGATATAACGATCGATAGCGTGAAGGATCATTTGCT TAACAGTTCACTTTTCAGAAATGCAACGTCTTCCGAAGAACTTCACAATCGTCTTGCAGGACTTAAAATGGAGGTGACTTCACGAACTTCGGAAATCTCTACTCAAAATCAATCGCTAGTTTTAAAGACTACTACCGTTGTTTCGCAAACAACCAACAATACTACTGCTAATGGAGAGATCGAAACAAGTCAAACAAATGAAACTCAACAAGTGAACA GCACTACAGTAGAAAGAGAGATTCGCAGCGGTACTGAAACTACAACAACACATGCTACAATTACTCTACCTTCGAACGTCGAGGTCATCAAACGGCACtga
- the LOC107997224 gene encoding lethal(2) giant larvae protein homolog 1 isoform X2, which yields MLKFIRGKGQQPTAERQKLQKDLFAFRKTVQHGFPNKPTALAWDPSLRLMIIGTASGAIKVFGRPGVEFYGQHTIESGENAVTKIVALPNEGRVVSLCDDNSLHLWEINESSVVETKSLSLEGKLKKISAMCLESSGEHLLLGTEGGNIYLLNLKTFVVPDNIIYQDVVMQNVPDDYKKNPGAVEAIAEQPGHPDNILIGYNRGLMVLWNKATPGAQQLMGLFSRTQTFVSTQQLESVHWVSETRFVSSHNDGSYAFWSDSSDSMLESTTLYGPFPCKAITKILVYPTAELKELVLFSGGMQRASYGDRHTITVMVKGKHVVFDFTSKVIDFFTVFSKEEDGKDIPASPEALIVLAEEEIVAIDLTNSEWKMMALPYLVSLHASAVTCSQHVPNVPEELWDSIIAAGKAQTEHLYSDKSWPIDGGIILNQKSGNDKPKTRELLLTGHEDGTVRFWNASDVALTPLYKYNTSILFTGEHLDVLEQPPEDDEDEWPPFRKVGTFDPYSDDPRLAVKKVLLCPLSSTLVVAGTAGHIITATISSEPVNKEIKAITMNIVNDRDGFVWKGHDHLPARTTSISFAVGFQPQSLLQLYPPAAVTALAIHSEWGLLAAGTAHGLAVFDYTRGKAVNVKCTLNPNDLSGASDTPISRRKSFKKSLRESFRRLRKGRSQRRTNANSPTRNTTSEKKKETPSVASSPSGDLSPVELKPVERQVEARPVDDALGSMVRCLYFARSYIISMQNTTPTLWAGTNNGTVYVFTLAIPAGVRRTEEDVNCTLGKEIQLKHRAPVIAITILDGSSVPLPEPFEAEKGVSPGPDMASPHRVVIASEEQFKIFNLPSLKPYCKYKLTAHEGSRVRKTGFAKFTCPMEPAGTHEETCLLCLTNLGDCLVLSIPELRRQLNAAAIKKEDINGISSLTFTKAGEALYLYSSSELQRISLSANKVTKANCALNLPPNARSFPETNNEDTQEEVIIEGTPETEGETTQGSQPVTMQRITENGVVGSTGGEESPKESSLQPAASTNDVNAEDDRQDLSSIGDITIDSVKDHLLNATSSEELHNRLAGLKMEVTSRTSEISTQNQSLVLKTTTVVSQTTNNTTANGEIETSQTNETQQVNSTTVEREIRSGTETTTTHATITLPSNVEVIKRH from the exons ACGGTGCAACATGGATTCCCAAATAAGCCCACAGCCCTCGCATGGGATCCGAGTTTGCGGTTGATGATCATTGGCACGGCATCCGGCGCCATTAAGGT ATTCGGTAGGCCAGGTGTGGAATTCTATGGACAACATACCATCGAAAGTGGAGAGAATGCTGTCACGAAGATCGTCGCTCTGCCCAACGAG GGACGCGTCGTTTCTCTCTGTGACGACAACTCTCTTCATTTGTGGGAGATTAACGAAAGTTCAGTCGTGGAAACCAAATCGCTTTCGTTGGAAggtaaattgaagaaaatctcGGCGATGTGTCTTGAGTCGAGCGGCGAACATTTACTTCTGGGAACGGAAGGCGGAAACATTTATCTTTTGAACCTGAAAACATTTGTGGTGCCTGACAACATCATTTACCAGGATGTCGTAATGCAAAA CGTCCCAGATGATTATAAGAAGAATCCAGGAGCAGTCGAGGCGATAGCGGAACAACCAGGTCATCCAGACAATATTCTGATAGGTTACAATCGTGGCTTAATGGTTTTGTGGAACAAAGCGACTCCTGGAGCCCAACAG CTGATGGGTTTGTTTTCGCGTACGCAGACATTCGTCTCCACGCAACAACTGGAATCTGTCCATTGGGTCTCCGAGACCCGTTTTGTTTCCTCCCACAACGATGGATCCTATGCATTTTGGAGTGATAGCAGCGATAGCATGCTGGAGTCGACCACATTGTATGGACCGTTTCCGTGTAAAGCTATCACTAAAATTCTCGTCTATCCAACCGCAGA GCTTAAAGAACTGGTCTTATTTTCGGGTGGAATGCAACGCGCGAGTTACGGCGATCGTCATACAATTACTGTTATGGTTAAAGGAAAACATGTCGTTTTTGATTTCACATCAAAGGTGATTGATTTCTTCACTGTATTTTCTAAGGAAGAGGATGGAAAAGATATTCCTGCTAGTCCGGAAGCGCTCATAGTATTGGCTGAAGAAGAGATAGTGGCCATTGATTTGACTAATTCTGAATGGAAAATGATGGCATTACCTTATTTAGTATCTCTCCATGCAAGTGCG gTCACTTGTTCACAACATGTCCCAAATGTTCCTGAAGAATTGTGGGACAGTATAATCGCAGCTGGAAAAGCACAAACGGAACATCTATATTCGGATAAATCATGGCCTATAGACGGTGGAATTATTCTTAATCAAAAATCGGGAAACGATAAACCAAAAACCAGAGAATTGTTACTTACCGGTCACGAAGATGGCACCGTGAGATTCTGGAATGCGTCTGATGTTGCTTTAACAcctctttataaatataacacgtCCATTCTGTTTACCGGTGAACATCTAGATGTTCTTGAACAACCACCAGAGGATGATGAGGATGAGTGGCCACCATTTAGAAAAGTTGGAACCTTTGATCCATATTCCGACGATCCAAGACTTGCGGTGAAAAAAGTTTTACTTTGTCCTCTGTCGTCGACGTTAGTGGTTGCTGGTACAGCTGGTCACATAATTACAGCTACCATATCATCTGAACCTGTGAACAAAGAGATCAAAGCTATCACGATGAATATTGTGAACGATCGTGATGGATTTGTTTGGAAAGGTCATGATCATCTTCCTGCGAGAACAACTAGTATATCTTTCGCAGTTGGTTTTCAACCGCAAAGTCTTCTTCAATTATATCCACCAGCTGCGGTTACAGCATTGGCTATACACAGTGAATGGGGATTACTTGCAGCAGGCACAGCTCATGGTTTAGCTGTTTTTGATTATACAAGAGGAAAGGCTGTTAATGTAAAATGTACACTTAATCCAaatg ATCTTTCTGGAGCCAGTGATACACCGATTTCTAGAAGAAAATCATTCAAGAAATCATTGAGAGAATCTTTCAGAAGATTAAGGAAAGGAAGATCACAGCGACGAACAAATGCTAATAGTCCAaccagaaatacgacatcggagaaaaagaaagaaac GCCTAGTGTTGCTTCTTCGCCAAGTGGCGATCTTTCACCGGTAGAATTGAAACCTGTGGAAAGACAAGTAGAAGCAAGACCTGTAGATGATGCGTTGGGATCAATGGTTCgatgtttatattttgctagaagttatattataagca tGCAAAACACAACGCCTACGCTTTGGGCAGGTACCAATAACGGTACAGTTTATGTGTTCACATTAGCAATTCCTGCAGGCGTTAGAAGAACAGAAGAAGATGTAAATTGTACATTAGGAAAAGAGATTCAATTAAAACATAGAGCACCTGTAATTGCAATCACAATTCTCGATGGATCTAGCGTACCGTTACCGGAACCATTCGAAGCAGAAAAAGGCGTGAGTCCTGGACCAGATATGGCATCACCACACAGAGTTGTAATTGCTAGCGAAGAACAATTCAAAATCTTCAATCTTCCATCCTTGAAACCATATTGTAAATACAAACTTACTGCACATGAAGGTTCACGAGTAAGAAAAACAGGTTTTGCAAAATTCACATGCCCAATGGAACCTGCGGGAACACATGAAGAAACTTGTTTGTTATGTTTGACCAATCTTGGAGATTGTTTAGTGCTCAGTATTCCAGAATTGAGAAGACAGCTTAACGCTGCTGCTATTAAGAAAGAAGACATCAA cggAATTTCTTCGTTAACATTCACAAAAGCTGGCGAagcattatatctatattcaaGCTCGGAACTGCAACGAATTTCATTGTCGGCTAATAAAGTGACAAAAGCAAACTGTGCATTAAATTTACCACCAAATGCTAGATCATTTCCTGAAACTAACAACGAAGATACTCAAGAAGAAGTAATAATCGAAGGTACACCTGAAACGGAAGGTGAAACAACCCAGGGAAGTCAACCGGTTACAATGCAAAGGATTACAGAGAATGGTGTAGTAGGTTCTA cCGGTGGTGAAGAATCTCCGAAAGAATCATCTTTGCAACCAGCTGCAAGTACCAATGATGTAAACGCAGAAGACGATCGTCAAGATTTAAGCTCTATTGGAGATATAACGATCGATAGCGTGAAGGATCATTTGCT AAATGCAACGTCTTCCGAAGAACTTCACAATCGTCTTGCAGGACTTAAAATGGAGGTGACTTCACGAACTTCGGAAATCTCTACTCAAAATCAATCGCTAGTTTTAAAGACTACTACCGTTGTTTCGCAAACAACCAACAATACTACTGCTAATGGAGAGATCGAAACAAGTCAAACAAATGAAACTCAACAAGTGAACA GCACTACAGTAGAAAGAGAGATTCGCAGCGGTACTGAAACTACAACAACACATGCTACAATTACTCTACCTTCGAACGTCGAGGTCATCAAACGGCACtga
- the LOC107997224 gene encoding lethal(2) giant larvae protein homolog 1 isoform X5: MLKFIRGKGQQPTAERQKLQKDLFAFRKTVQHGFPNKPTALAWDPSLRLMIIGTASGAIKVFGRPGVEFYGQHTIESGENAVTKIVALPNEGRVVSLCDDNSLHLWEINESSVVETKSLSLEGKLKKISAMCLESSGEHLLLGTEGGNIYLLNLKTFVVPDNIIYQDVVMQNVPDDYKKNPGAVEAIAEQPGHPDNILIGYNRGLMVLWNKATPGAQQLMGLFSRTQTFVSTQQLESVHWVSETRFVSSHNDGSYAFWSDSSDSMLESTTLYGPFPCKAITKILVYPTAELKELVLFSGGMQRASYGDRHTITVMVKGKHVVFDFTSKVIDFFTVFSKEEDGKDIPASPEALIVLAEEEIVAIDLTNSEWKMMALPYLVSLHASAVTCSQHVPNVPEELWDSIIAAGKAQTEHLYSDKSWPIDGGIILNQKSGNDKPKTRELLLTGHEDGTVRFWNASDVALTPLYKYNTSILFTGEHLDVLEQPPEDDEDEWPPFRKVGTFDPYSDDPRLAVKKVLLCPLSSTLVVAGTAGHIITATISSEPVNKEIKAITMNIVNDRDGFVWKGHDHLPARTTSISFAVGFQPQSLLQLYPPAAVTALAIHSEWGLLAAGTAHGLAVFDYTRGKAVNVKCTLNPNDLSGASDTPISRRKSFKKSLRESFRRLRKGRSQRRTNANSPTRNTTSEKKKETPSVASSPSGDLSPVELKPVERQVEARPVDDALGSMVRCLYFARSYIISMQNTTPTLWAGTNNGTVYVFTLAIPAGVRRTEEDVNCTLGKEIQLKHRAPVIAITILDGSSVPLPEPFEAEKGVSPGPDMASPHRVVIASEEQFKIFNLPSLKPYCKYKLTAHEGSRVRKTGFAKFTCPMEPAGTHEETCLLCLTNLGDCLVLSIPELRRQLNAAAIKKEDINGISSLTFTKAGEALYLYSSSELQRISLSANKVTKANCALNLPPNARSFPETNNEDTQEEVIIEGTPETEGETTQGSQPVTMQRITENGVVGSRLKMEVTSRTSEISTQNQSLVLKTTTVVSQTTNNTTANGEIETSQTNETQQVNSTTVEREIRSGTETTTTHATITLPSNVEVIKRH; this comes from the exons ACGGTGCAACATGGATTCCCAAATAAGCCCACAGCCCTCGCATGGGATCCGAGTTTGCGGTTGATGATCATTGGCACGGCATCCGGCGCCATTAAGGT ATTCGGTAGGCCAGGTGTGGAATTCTATGGACAACATACCATCGAAAGTGGAGAGAATGCTGTCACGAAGATCGTCGCTCTGCCCAACGAG GGACGCGTCGTTTCTCTCTGTGACGACAACTCTCTTCATTTGTGGGAGATTAACGAAAGTTCAGTCGTGGAAACCAAATCGCTTTCGTTGGAAggtaaattgaagaaaatctcGGCGATGTGTCTTGAGTCGAGCGGCGAACATTTACTTCTGGGAACGGAAGGCGGAAACATTTATCTTTTGAACCTGAAAACATTTGTGGTGCCTGACAACATCATTTACCAGGATGTCGTAATGCAAAA CGTCCCAGATGATTATAAGAAGAATCCAGGAGCAGTCGAGGCGATAGCGGAACAACCAGGTCATCCAGACAATATTCTGATAGGTTACAATCGTGGCTTAATGGTTTTGTGGAACAAAGCGACTCCTGGAGCCCAACAG CTGATGGGTTTGTTTTCGCGTACGCAGACATTCGTCTCCACGCAACAACTGGAATCTGTCCATTGGGTCTCCGAGACCCGTTTTGTTTCCTCCCACAACGATGGATCCTATGCATTTTGGAGTGATAGCAGCGATAGCATGCTGGAGTCGACCACATTGTATGGACCGTTTCCGTGTAAAGCTATCACTAAAATTCTCGTCTATCCAACCGCAGA GCTTAAAGAACTGGTCTTATTTTCGGGTGGAATGCAACGCGCGAGTTACGGCGATCGTCATACAATTACTGTTATGGTTAAAGGAAAACATGTCGTTTTTGATTTCACATCAAAGGTGATTGATTTCTTCACTGTATTTTCTAAGGAAGAGGATGGAAAAGATATTCCTGCTAGTCCGGAAGCGCTCATAGTATTGGCTGAAGAAGAGATAGTGGCCATTGATTTGACTAATTCTGAATGGAAAATGATGGCATTACCTTATTTAGTATCTCTCCATGCAAGTGCG gTCACTTGTTCACAACATGTCCCAAATGTTCCTGAAGAATTGTGGGACAGTATAATCGCAGCTGGAAAAGCACAAACGGAACATCTATATTCGGATAAATCATGGCCTATAGACGGTGGAATTATTCTTAATCAAAAATCGGGAAACGATAAACCAAAAACCAGAGAATTGTTACTTACCGGTCACGAAGATGGCACCGTGAGATTCTGGAATGCGTCTGATGTTGCTTTAACAcctctttataaatataacacgtCCATTCTGTTTACCGGTGAACATCTAGATGTTCTTGAACAACCACCAGAGGATGATGAGGATGAGTGGCCACCATTTAGAAAAGTTGGAACCTTTGATCCATATTCCGACGATCCAAGACTTGCGGTGAAAAAAGTTTTACTTTGTCCTCTGTCGTCGACGTTAGTGGTTGCTGGTACAGCTGGTCACATAATTACAGCTACCATATCATCTGAACCTGTGAACAAAGAGATCAAAGCTATCACGATGAATATTGTGAACGATCGTGATGGATTTGTTTGGAAAGGTCATGATCATCTTCCTGCGAGAACAACTAGTATATCTTTCGCAGTTGGTTTTCAACCGCAAAGTCTTCTTCAATTATATCCACCAGCTGCGGTTACAGCATTGGCTATACACAGTGAATGGGGATTACTTGCAGCAGGCACAGCTCATGGTTTAGCTGTTTTTGATTATACAAGAGGAAAGGCTGTTAATGTAAAATGTACACTTAATCCAaatg ATCTTTCTGGAGCCAGTGATACACCGATTTCTAGAAGAAAATCATTCAAGAAATCATTGAGAGAATCTTTCAGAAGATTAAGGAAAGGAAGATCACAGCGACGAACAAATGCTAATAGTCCAaccagaaatacgacatcggagaaaaagaaagaaac GCCTAGTGTTGCTTCTTCGCCAAGTGGCGATCTTTCACCGGTAGAATTGAAACCTGTGGAAAGACAAGTAGAAGCAAGACCTGTAGATGATGCGTTGGGATCAATGGTTCgatgtttatattttgctagaagttatattataagca tGCAAAACACAACGCCTACGCTTTGGGCAGGTACCAATAACGGTACAGTTTATGTGTTCACATTAGCAATTCCTGCAGGCGTTAGAAGAACAGAAGAAGATGTAAATTGTACATTAGGAAAAGAGATTCAATTAAAACATAGAGCACCTGTAATTGCAATCACAATTCTCGATGGATCTAGCGTACCGTTACCGGAACCATTCGAAGCAGAAAAAGGCGTGAGTCCTGGACCAGATATGGCATCACCACACAGAGTTGTAATTGCTAGCGAAGAACAATTCAAAATCTTCAATCTTCCATCCTTGAAACCATATTGTAAATACAAACTTACTGCACATGAAGGTTCACGAGTAAGAAAAACAGGTTTTGCAAAATTCACATGCCCAATGGAACCTGCGGGAACACATGAAGAAACTTGTTTGTTATGTTTGACCAATCTTGGAGATTGTTTAGTGCTCAGTATTCCAGAATTGAGAAGACAGCTTAACGCTGCTGCTATTAAGAAAGAAGACATCAA cggAATTTCTTCGTTAACATTCACAAAAGCTGGCGAagcattatatctatattcaaGCTCGGAACTGCAACGAATTTCATTGTCGGCTAATAAAGTGACAAAAGCAAACTGTGCATTAAATTTACCACCAAATGCTAGATCATTTCCTGAAACTAACAACGAAGATACTCAAGAAGAAGTAATAATCGAAGGTACACCTGAAACGGAAGGTGAAACAACCCAGGGAAGTCAACCGGTTACAATGCAAAGGATTACAGAGAATGGTGTAGTAGGTTCTA GACTTAAAATGGAGGTGACTTCACGAACTTCGGAAATCTCTACTCAAAATCAATCGCTAGTTTTAAAGACTACTACCGTTGTTTCGCAAACAACCAACAATACTACTGCTAATGGAGAGATCGAAACAAGTCAAACAAATGAAACTCAACAAGTGAACA GCACTACAGTAGAAAGAGAGATTCGCAGCGGTACTGAAACTACAACAACACATGCTACAATTACTCTACCTTCGAACGTCGAGGTCATCAAACGGCACtga